A single genomic interval of Antechinus flavipes isolate AdamAnt ecotype Samford, QLD, Australia chromosome 1, AdamAnt_v2, whole genome shotgun sequence harbors:
- the LOC127545557 gene encoding cytochrome c oxidase subunit 6A1, mitochondrial encodes MAVTASGRLLALLGPVRGPARRAFASGAHSAEGAGRVWKSLTLFVALPGVAVSMLHAYLKSQEHHERPSFVPYPHLRIRTKPFPWGDGNHTLFHNHHLNPLPTGYEDE; translated from the exons ATGGCTGTAACGGCGAGCGGTCGCCTGCTGGCGCTGCTGGGCCCGGTCCGCGGTCCGGCGAGGCGGGCTTTCGCCAGCGGCGCCCACAGTGCGGAGGGCGCAG GCCGCGTGTGGAAGTCGCTGACCTTATTCGTCGCGCTCCCCGGGGTGGCCGTCAGCATGCTGCACGCGTACCTGAAGTCGCAGGAGCACCACGAGCGGCCCTCCTTCGTCCCCTACCCCCACCTCCGCATCCGGACCAAG CCCTTCCCATGGGGAGATGGAAACCATACTCTATTTCATAACCATCACCTCAATCCTCTCCCAACTGGGTATGAGGATGAATAA